ATTTTCGAAAATATATAGTCAGCCTATTATTGTTATGGTATTGGCTTTGTTTTACTTGTTTTATAATAATATATTGTTGCAGTAGCGGCTAAAATCAACAAAACAATAATGCTTATAGTTAACCCGGTATAAAACCAAGCCTGGGGTTCATATTCTAAAACAATATCAAAACTACCAGTTTTATTAATCAAGAATCCATTAACTATTGAGAAAATAGGAACATTATCTATTTCCTTTTGAGACTGCGGATCATTACCAACAATGCTAGCTTTCCACAATGGATCATAGGTTTCTGAAAATGACAAGACAAATGGTTTTGTTGCATTGTCTATTTTTATGATATGTTTTGTAGGATTAATTTTGGAATAATTGCTCAGATATGCTGGTATGCTTTGATCACTAAAAGGTAGACTAGAGGTAGATGAGGAATAAGCATCATTTGTATCTGCATTTTCATTACTGTTAATTGTATAAATCAGTGCAATATCTAACTTAGTTTTTGGATCAGGCATGGTTAACTTTATTTGATGTGTTCCTTTTGGCAGGTAGACAGTAGAACCAATTGAAAACGTATTGTCTGAAGTTAAGGATGAGTTTGAGGATGAATTGTGGTTGGATTCATTATTAGAAAGACTCTGATAATCTCTTTCCACACCATCTATTACCAACTTAACTGGTTCATCTTTCAAGTCTCCTGTACCATTATCATAAAACTGGAAATCAAAGGAATAACTACCACTTTTTATTATATCGATATCCTTCTGTAATGTGTACCCCATACTACTGTTGTCCATGATTGTATTCATAGTTTCTGTACCTGTATCAGCTGTGGCATTGATAGCAGTAGTGGTAGTATTGGTGGTAGATGAAGTCATATTAGATTGATTTGATTCGCTAAATAGTGCATAGGATTTTATCGAATCAATATTTTCATCGTTTACCTTTATGTTATAACCATAGGAAGCGTTATTAACAACAGGAATAGATCTTGTTTGGACCAAGGAAGTTGAAGACGATGCATTACCATCTGTGTTATTCTGGATTAGACTTTCACGATGCATATCAGCATAATATTCATCAGTATATCCAAGATTATTCAAATGAATACGTGGAATTATCTCTGTCACCTCAGTGTCATCTAAATAGAAGGTACTTTTTGAATTTGCATTAGGTAAGAACAGAAAAGCAACCTGGATAAATTCTGTATTACGTGGAGGTACAATGTCAATAGCGTATTCCTTTTCAAAGGAACCATTAATGGGTTCAGAGACAGGATTTTCACTTATCAGATTATAATTCAAATCGTAAAAGTGCACTTCTGGGTGAAAATCGTTCATGTCAAATGCTTTAACTTTGGACTTGAATTTTAGATTAGTGTCATCACCGATTGGTATATAATCTGTCTGTAAAATATTCCACGTATTCATACTATCGGGTGTAGATTGGTTTACATTAACTTTTAAACTGCTATTTCCTGCAATAGGATAATTTTCTTCCAAATTCTCTGAGTATAGTTCATCGCCAAATAATTCAAATGGATTGGTAGCATTCTCATAATCTTCAGAATAAACAGTTTTTTGACTTGTAGGTATTAGGTCAATAGATCTGATAGGATTAGTAGTTTGGGTATCATTACCGCTATTCTCAGGAGAAAATGGTTTGTACTTGTTTTCAAAATTTAATCTAAGTGAATCAACATTATCAGGCGTATTTAGTGTGCCATTAAACATGACAGTACCAGCTGTTGTATTATTGATTTTGTTTGGAGTCATAGTCATGGTATTATTTGAAATTGTAGTATCAAATAGCGGAACTAGTATAGAATTAGTGCTGTTACCAAAACTGTCAAAGTCGGCTTGATCCATCAAATATATAATATTCATCTCACTAGTTTTATCCATAACAGCAGACATTGATTGTTCAAATTGGCTATGAGGAACTACTGCAAATGTGTTTATAGCATTAAAACCATTTACATTTTCGATGGTTAATTTGTGCGTACCTTTAGTCAAATTGCCTGACCATATTTTTTTCCATACAAACTTGTCGTTGTTGTCTGTGCCTTGAGTATTGATTTCATTTATTAAATCATCGTCTAGGAAAATCTTGATGTTTCCTCCTCTGAAATTCTCAAGATAGCGTATGAACAAGTCGTATTGATCATCCTTGTCAATTTTAATAGGTATGTCAAGTTTGACACCTGAAGCTTGTGTTATAACTATACCCTTCCCATAATCTAAATCCCAATTATCTATTCCTACTGGTTGTAAATAAGGATGGAATTCCCCATGTAATGAATCAATGGCATTGACTCTGGACCAAAATAGGGAGTGGTCATTATGAAAAGTATATTCAAAAGGTGAAACAAAGTAGTCATTAGGCATAAATGGAAATACAAGTCCTAAGAAAGATGGTTCCATGATTATGTTGTTAAAATAATTTAGAGAACTGATATTTTGTGATGGATTTTGATCCAAAAATAATACCGAAGAATTTGTGGAACTAAAGGACTTGATCTTATTAAGAAGGGATAATTTGTCTAAGCCTTGAACTACTCCAATGTTGTTGTTGGTATTCATTATATCAATGGATGATGACTGATTTTTTGGTAATTTGAAGACGTCAAAAAATCCAATGTTCTTATCATGCTGTAAATCACTCAAAGTATAAACCTTGTTCGAGAAAGACAAATCATCTTCTGATATTGTATCATTGTGATATATCAAATACGATGTACCGAAAGGATAAATGTAATTGCTGATACCTTCTTTTGTTTGATTATTTTGAATCAATTGGGTAAAATAATTATAGTAATTCTTTTGCACCGGATAAAAGATCTGATTGCTTGGAAGATCAGATTCTAACTGATAAATGCCAGGTTGATTTGGACCGATTATTCCATGATTAAGACTCCAGTATGGCGGGGTCGCAGAGTAAGGCATAAAAAAGACCTTTTGAGTATCAAGGGTAGATAAGTAGTTGTTTAAATTATCAAAATCCTCTGGCAATTTTATGGAATTATAAATTTCATCCATCGTATAGTTATAAACCGGATATGCAAAAATAGCAATACTACCAATAATAATAACAATATAGATGGATGAGACAATGATGTTTTTAGATCGATTTGAAAACAGTTTGAAAATGAAAACTGAAAATAAAGTTATGAAAAAAGAATAACTAAATGCTATCAAAAATGACCACTTATCAGGGTCTCTAAAAACCCAGGCAATCTTTCCAAGTATAGGTGTGGAAAATAAAATACTAAAATAATCAATCCGAATGTTTGTTCCCATAGCCAGCACAAATCCAATTACAAAAAAAACAAACAAAATAAGAGAATATTTTATTTTTTTAACCCAAAGAATGAAAGATAGTATAGCTAATACTGGAAACAGGTAGATAGTAAATAACCACAAAGAATGCAGGATAGATGTAGGAGGCGATGGTTCATAATTGACTCCAAAATTTATCCAGTCAGCAGTGAGAGTCAGAGTGTTTAATAACGCACTATCTCTGCTTAATAGGTCTGTTATCTCTAAATTCAAAACATATGTGGGTGCAATTAATTCAGAGGAGGTGACCGAACTCAGAACATACGGTAGAATCCAGTACAGATTTACTACAACAAAAAGAGAAAATAAAGATACCAGTGTTATTGTGGAATGTAATACTGGTTTGAATTTCCTTTTGCTAAGATAGTAAACAAAAAATGAAAGAAAAGTAATTGTCAAAATTATTCCATAAAATATCACCATGTGTGGAGTAGATGAAGCGATGATAGAAGTTAAGGCAGCTATTATTATGTATTTAAACTTGAACCGCTGAAATGAAAAAACAAGAGATACAAAAAAGATAGGCAAAATAGAATATCCAATCCATAAGTAGTAATGATCTATTCGATTAAATGACCAGACATTATACGCATAAAAAATGCTACCAATGATCAGCGCTATACTTAACTTTAATTCAGTAATTCCTTGAATCTTATTTTTTAGCAAATAAAAAAATGAAAAATAAAATGAAAATGAACATAACGAAAAACCCAGTATAATCATTATTTTGGTAGATGCTTCAAAACTAACAGAAAATAAAGAGAGAAGAGCCCAGATTCCTATCATTGGAAATCTTGCCAAATTCTCAAAACCAGAATAGCTACCTTTATCTATCCATAGCCAAAGCCTCTCAAAGGAATAATGAGAGGTATCAAAAGAAGGAAAATCTCCACCGATTAATACGCCAGATTGAACAAATAATCTAATAGAGATAATAAAAATTGGAACTAGTAATACAAGAAATAGATATTTTTGAACATAATGGTTAGAAGTACCTTGGCTGAGTGAATCTTTCTTGTACATAAAAATTTAAAGTTAATGAAAATGTCATTTGGTCCAATAAAAATCATCTGCTCGTCATATTTAATGTAAGCTCGATGGTAAAACTGCCATTTTAAGTATAGCGACATCACGTTCAAAATACTTCTTTAGCAAATAGGGAACTCAATCAAAAAAGATAAACAAAAGTGCATGTGACAAAAAGACTGTTGAATCGGTATGGATCCCCTAAAATAAGGTTCTCAATTTACTTTGTTGTGAGATAGCATTATAACCCATTTTCTCCAAAACTATAATAGATTTATTAAACAATAATTCAGAATCTAAGTTAAGTAATGAATATTCTGTATATCACCCAGTGGTTTTCTTCAGAGGGTGGAGGAGGAGAGGTCGTTTTTATGAATGTTGCTAGAGGTATGGCTAAAAAAGGTCACAAGGTCGATGTAATTTCCCATATACTTAGTAATACTGTTGATGAACAAATCCATGGTTTAAAAATTCACAGAATTAATCCTAAACTTAGAAATCAATTACCTTCGATATCTGACAACTTTCTATTTATGATACGCAGTTTGATTGAAGGAATAAGGATCATTCGAAAAAACAAAATCGATTTAATTCATTCGAATAACTTTATTTCCGTAATTGTGGGTAAAACGTTATCTAAAATATTTAATATTCCGCTAGTTACTACAATTCATTACGTATATTATCAGACTCCCGAATTGTGGGATAAATGGGCTAAACAGGAAGGAGTATCAATATTCTCAAAAATTTTAGGCCCATTTTTAGAGAAAATGACGATAAAAATAAACGCCGATGCAGTTCATACGGTCAGTAAAGCTACATATGATGACGTTAAAAAAATAAATAAGAAGTCCAAGGTGGTAATAATAACCAACGGACTTTATCCAGAAAAATATTTGGGATATTTTTCTGAAGAATTTAAGAATTATATAGTCTTCATAGGAAGGCTTGTTTTCTACAAGAACGTGAATTTCTTAATCAATGCCTTTACTGATGTTTTGGAAAAAATCCCGGATGCGAAGCTAATAATAATAGGGGACGGCCCCCTAAAAAATGAACTATACGAACTAGTAACACATAATCATTTAGAAAAAAATATATTCTTTATAGGATTTAATGATGGAGATAAAAAATTTGAACTGTTGGCCAATTCAACAGCATTAGTTCAACCCAGCCTGGCAGAAGGATCCTCCATGGTTGCTATCGAGGCATTTGCATTGGGAAAACCTGTAATCATGTCTAATTTGAAATGTTCAAATGAATTAATTGTCGATGGAATAAATGGGTTTACTATACCACCAGATGATCAAAAACAGTGGACTGAAAAAATAATTATGCTGTTAACGGATAAAATGCAATCTAAAGAATTAGGGAAAAACGCTCAAAAACGGATGATTGAAAAATTCAATTTGAATGTACTTTTGAACGAATTTGAATTATTGTACAAAGATATTCTAAACGATAGAAAAACATAACAAAATAAATATGTCAAAATATTTAATAGCATCAAGATTCTATCAACTTTCCTCTGGTTTAAGTTGATAATGAATTTATAACAAGTTATGATATTCACCTGCCTTAGAGACTTCATATTTTGAAATTGATTTGCTAATTCTTTTAATCTAAAATATCTTTCGAAAATCCCCAGTAATAACCTACATAGTGTTTTTATGTCTTTCTGCAAAATATTTGCAGTATATAAATCGGCCTTCACACACAAATATCTCTGTATAACAAATTCTTTCGTGCAGATTTAATCTTAATGCCTTGAAGTAACAGAATATATTTTATTTAAATACTTAAGCAATGAATAACAGATAAAAGGAGTGTATAATTGCACCATATACAAGATCCATCCTGTAAACCAAGAGGATGATGGTAGAAATATTTGTTAAATTTGATACTTAATATCCTTATTCTTATTTAACCACCATGGATCCTCATTTTTTCGTAATTTTATAAATTACTCCATATTTCCCCTGATTCTCCTTTGAATGATCAAAGTCAATGATCTGATCGGGATTTATAGATAGCACATACATAGCACCATCAGGACCCACTTGGATATCCGTAATATGTCCAAAGCCTCTACCAAACACCGGAGAAGAGGCATCACTATAGTTTGGCATCAGATCAATGTACTTACCCGAATAGTTATCGAAAAGTTTAATTTCATCATACTTACTGGTGGCTTCTTTATCTTCTTTAGACGACCATCCGGCATTAATAGCAGGTTGGATTTTTGATATATTATTAGGGATTGTCAGGTCGCACTGAAATTTAGTCATATCCATCTTTCCCGTTTTTGCATCGGGGCATTGTATTAACGGAACCCATGATTTTGACGTTTCATTAAAACCCTGGACTACAATGTGTGAATCTGTAGAATATTTATTTTGTGACATGGACGTCTCAATCGTATATTTATTCCCTGGAATAACCCCATATTCCGAACCATAAATCCATGACCATAAATTTTCAACGTTAATTGGTGTAGATATAGTCAAAGATCTTTCAAGATTATTGCTAGTTACATTGACAGATTCATCAACTGTGCATCTATAGTAATTAAAACAGGTTGTAAATGGATCCTGATAAATTACTGGATAGCTTTTTCCCATTATTCCGACGTGACTTATCATATTTGAATCACTTTCAATAATCGACCTATTTTCATTCAGTTTAAAACGGTAAATATTACCATCATTAAAATCTCCAACAAACATATCACCAAAATAATTTTCTCCCAAGTTGTGCGAATTCATAAACTTGATAGCAGTTATTCCTATTGTATCCAAGAAAGTCATTTTAGGATAGTCATATCCATTGGATTGATCAAATGTAACTAATTCAGTTAGGTTTGTAAATAGATCCCCGGCTTCTTCACCTGAAGGCTCCCACAAACCCTGAACTTTCTTCCATCCACTGTTGAACCCAGGTTGAACTAAATTGATCTCATCCCCGTATCCAGGTCCATTTTCTGTATCCCAAAGATTGCCGGTTAAGGGATCGAAATCTAAACCAAAACTGTTTCGAATTCCATATGCAAAATAATTATGTAGCGTGGAATTTTCAAAGATGTTTTTAATCGGCTTGTCATCTAAACTGATCCTTATAATTCCACCTGATCCATTGACACCTGTACCGTTATCAAAATTTTGAGTTAAGGACCTGGATGCTAAAAGATCACCTATAGATACATAAAGATTATCATCAGGACCTATAACCATTTTACCGCCAACATGATATGGAGGTTCAGAATCATATGGCAAATCAAATAGTAGCTTTGGGTTGACTAATTTGCCATTTATAAAATCATATTTGAAAATTCTATTCCCTAAAACATCGTCTTCAGAATTGGATTCATTGGTGCTTTCCTCACCATTTAACTGCGTGAAATATAGATAGACGCTTGTTATCCCCGAAGAATTGGTAAGCGCAACTGAACCTAGCAACCCTCTTTCCTGCGAGTTGTCTACATCAAGTTGTAAAACAGGGTCATCCAACATTTGTCCATTTATGATTCTGTTTACTATTCCATCGTTTTTTTCTAAAACTAATATGTCATCATCTTTCAAGAAGGACATTGAAACAGGAAATTCCAACCCATGGTATAATGTTTCAATTTTCAAATTTTTGTCGTATAGAATAGGCTCTGAAGATACATATTGTAGACAAGAATTAAAAAATACAAGAAAGAGAATTAATGGTAGAAAAAGGATTAATTTCATTTATACCCAATGTAATTTGTAGGTACACCTCTATCTATTTATTCGGATCCTAATCCTTGAATTTCGTTTCAGCTACGTAGATGTATAGTATTATATTTGCGTCGGGCATTTTATTCATTAAGAATTTAGGTGCATCTTATCAAATTGGTCTAGTTTTAGATTTCTCATTTAAGGTCTTTGGCAAATCAGTCTCTGTTAGTAGACAGCAAGATCAATACTATCCAATTATTCAACATTCATTGACAAAGAGTACATGTAGAAAATTAAATCAAATCTGGAGATTACATCAGGATTATTCATCTCGCACGAGTAAATTGCTATAGCATTAGACGCAAGCTATTGACTTTTCAAACCTGTATTCCACCCAGCGTAGAACGATAAATGAGTCAGATTACCTAATAATATAAATAATTTAATTTACTTGATTATGTCCGAGGTAATAGAATAAATCTTAATAATCAAACTTAAACAATACATTATTGTGAATGATAATCGATCGCCATATACTCCAACGAAAGTAGTTTGGGGTAACAAGTCATCAATATTAACAGAGCTACTCAAGGAAGCCCGGGAGTCCGTTAGGAAAAAGGGATTAATCCATGTTTTTAAGATGGGAATTGTAACCAGTTATGAATATTTTCAATTGTTCTTTTATAAAAAATTTCGTAATGATGAAACGTTCTATTTTAATGGAAAAAAATACCACTATCTTTTTCATGGAAGAGTAGCCGGAGCGGGTCCTAGTTGGAAAAATGAACGGTGTGTCAACATTCCAATCATATGGGAAACTATTGAGGAATATAGAAAAAATAACAAGAAAGTATTGGAATTAGGAAATGTAATTTCATATGCAACAGATATCGATCATGATGTGATTGACAAATATGAAATAATGGATGGGATAATAAATGAAGATATAATTGATTTTAATCCTAAATTCAAGTACGATTTAATTGTAAGCGTACTATGCCTTCAAAGCGTAGGATGGGATGAAATACCTAAGGATCCACCAAAAATTCTTAAAGCGCTTGAAAACATGAATAACATTCTAGCTCCCGGAGGGAAAATGGTTATTTCTGTAGGCTGGGGGTGGAATCAATACCTTGAAAGCTTGATTTTAGAGGGAAAATTCAAATTTGATGAACAATGGTTTTTGAAACATGACAAGGGATACAAATGGGAGGAAGTACAATCTATTAACGAAATTAAAGATCTTAAATATGATGAGAAAGCCTACACAGCACGAGGGATAATCATTGGAATAATTAACAAAAAATCATGAAATTTTATATTTGGATTTTTTCTTTATCCATCCATAATAATCTTCTCAAATTCTGATACTGTATTATCCCAATTAAAATTCTTGGCATAATCCAAAGAAGATCGACTTAATGTTAATAACTTGATTGGATCCTTTAACAATGAAACGGCCATACTCGCCAGTTCATCAGGAGTATTTTTTTCTACCAGGAGACCATTTATACCGTTTTGAACTGAATCCACCAACCCCGGCACCTTATATGCAATAACTGGGGTGCCCATCGCATTTGACTCGATCACCACCAATCCCCATCCTTCCCTAGTTGCTGGCATCAGTACCAAATGTGAACGTGCAATGAGTTCATATTTTTGCTTATCATCAATATGACCAAAAAAAGTTATATTTTTAACATCGATTTGTTTTAGTTTCTTTATCATATATCCATTCCCTATGACATACATCTGACTTTCAGGAAAAGATTCCAGGATTTTTTTAAATGCCAAGATTGCATGATCTGGAAGTTTATGTTTTTTTAACCTACCAATATAGGTAACTGTAATTTGATCTTCTTTTGGTAAAGGCTCAGGCAGTTGTTTGATACTTAACCCTACTTTAATTACACGGACTCTATTATAACCTAGTTCTTCTAATGAAATACGTGTAGAATTAGACACTGTTATTGTTAAGATATCACGATAATACGATAACCATTTTTTTTCCAAAAAATATCTACCGATGATGCCGATTGGAAATGGGAGTTCGGTGGTAAACTGTTCAGGAGATATCTGATGAATTAGACCAATTATTGGCAATTCTTTAACATATTTTGGAGTCAGGAAAGGCTTGACATTTATCTCATCTATTATCAGGTCAAATTTGTTTTTATGGATTTTATAATATTTTTTTGCTTCCCTATAAACAGAGAATTTTCCCCCCTTTCTGACTACACTTACACCATCAATAACATCCGATTCGGAGCAATCTTGAAACGATGATGTAAAGAGTGTTATGTCGTGACCTTTTTTTACCAACCTACTAGAAATCTCATGAGTTAGTACCTCTGCACCGCCAGCTTCAGGATTTCTAATATCTCTCCAGTTAAACCATAGGATGCGCATTCTCTGTTATGTGCTTATTATATTGCAAATATTTACCTTTGAATAATTAATGCCCATTTGTTGATTGATTTGATTATAGTTGATTTATTAAATGATCACTATCTAAGGTTATGAGATTTATTTTCTTTTTTTCAAGGAATAAAACCAGACCGTTGTTGTCTAATTTTTTATTCTACATGGAAAGTAATCGTCGAAACTTTCTGTTCTGTTTCGATATACTATATCTTTCTTTCGATCATGCTTTTCTCCCATGGAGTGGATATGGTGTTTTAGTTCTACGAATTTACAGGCCATTGGAAACCAGAATCCGCCATCTGTAGAAATATGAAATATTTAATAAATTCGGATAATATCTGATAGGAAGCTCCCAGCAAGAAGTATGTTTCTCTCTTGTGAAATATGTTGTGCGAGAATTTGACCTATTTCTGGTTTAATAGCTATCCATACTCATACAAACTCTAAATCAGCCTTTAGTATGGTCTAATCTACAATACATTAGGATATCTCATCCTTTCTGGTTTATGATATTTTTTGAGGACAGTACTTTAGAATCCACTTCCACATTGCTACATGACATCTCTTGTTTAATTGAATATATGACTAGGCATTGACAAAGTTACTTGATCATAACCGAGAAAATATAAATACAAACCGTAGTCGATGTAATCTAAAGGTGTTCTGTCTCTTTTGTTTAACAAATCAAAATTAGAGCATCTTCAAGCTAAATCATTTTCTTAAATTAATAGGGCTAACTAAAGGAATAATCAAATTTTTTAAGAATTGGTCAACTAGTCATCATTCTACTAAGGAGACGATAGTAGACACACTGAGCTGGTTTTGTAATGATTGGTATTATAGCAATTTTTTTAGAACAAAAACAACCTTTACGTGCGATTTTTAGAATTAACAGGTTTGACACCGTTTTACTTTCGATAAATAACGCATGGTTTTGACTAATCCTATCAATCAAGGCGTATTTATTACATTTACCACCCTAATAGAGATCTTTCTAATGATTCTTTGATAAATGAACTGGAGTAATATGTTCTGCTAAACTAATCAAGGATCAATCTTAAGAAGTGTCCTATTGGCAGGGATTTGTCGATTTTTTTTTAGATGAATAATTTTTGGAGGTAATTTGCTAAGATGGAAAAACTTCAGTATTTTTGAAAGACGGCATGAAAAAATATATAATAGAGAGTGTATTCCAATAAGCGGAGGGAATACCAATAAGAATAACGTTATATTTAATCGTTTTAATAAGTTCTTTTTTACTCACACTTAATTGCATAGTTTTTGCCTATGCACAAGATATGACTAACTTTACTCATCCTCAGAATGTAAGTTTGGATCTGGATGCAAACAATCTCTTTAGCATTGATGACTTTTCAATGATTACTTCAACTACGGAAACGAAAAATAATACATGGTCACCCATTTTTGGCGATACCATAAGAGTCAAACCTGACAGAGAATACATGGTAATATCCAATTTGGAACTGAATAAATATGCTATGCAGTCTCATATAAAAATATCAGGATTCAATGAAACTAGTGAAAAATGGTTCCAAATTATTCAATGTCCAGAGGGCCTAGACGGCCCTTTAGAATTAAGTAGATTTGTTTGCCCATTTACAGTACCGGAAAATGTGACCAAAATACAGCCCATTTTTCAGTCAGGTTGGTCCAACGAATCAGGACAAAAAGCTGAAACCATATTTGGAAATTTCTTCGTTATCGAACGACCCCCTGATGGAATTCCCATAGTATTTGATAATAAACTAAAGGTTCAAGAAATTTTTCACAATAACATTACATCAACTGCTATGACTTTCATAAATCAAAACGACATATTACTACCTGATTCCTATAATGGAACAGTATACAGGTACGTGAATGATACACTCATGGGGCCGATGGTTGATTTTAATGTAGCACAGAATGGATTATTGGGATTAGACAGTCTAGAAAAGAATGGAACTAGATATGTATACATATTCGTCACTGAATCTGGAGGATCAGAAGATGGCGACGATATTAGTAAATCGGTAAAACCGAAATGTAACTGTATTTACAGATTTGAGTTAAAAGACAATAAATTAATAGATCCAAAGCTCATATTCAGTGTTCCAGCTTATTTAGGTGGAAACGCTCATGCTGGCGGTGTAATAAGAATAGATAAAAATCAAGATATCTTTGTTATGGTTGGGTCACTTAATTCTGAAGAAGCAGATGGTGAACCGAATCTAATTAACAACGAGATTAACGGTTCTGATCCCGATGGTAGATCAGGGATACTAATAATGGATTATAATGGAAAGCCAATCAAAGGAATCCTTGGTGATCACTTTCCACTTAATCTATATTATGCTTACGGAATTAGGAATAGTTTTGGAATGGGTTTTGATCCAGTAACTGGATATCTATGGGA
This Candidatus Nitrosocosmicus oleophilus DNA region includes the following protein-coding sequences:
- a CDS encoding PQQ-dependent sugar dehydrogenase; its protein translation is MKLILFLPLILFLVFFNSCLQYVSSEPILYDKNLKIETLYHGLEFPVSMSFLKDDDILVLEKNDGIVNRIINGQMLDDPVLQLDVDNSQERGLLGSVALTNSSGITSVYLYFTQLNGEESTNESNSEDDVLGNRIFKYDFINGKLVNPKLLFDLPYDSEPPYHVGGKMVIGPDDNLYVSIGDLLASRSLTQNFDNGTGVNGSGGIIRISLDDKPIKNIFENSTLHNYFAYGIRNSFGLDFDPLTGNLWDTENGPGYGDEINLVQPGFNSGWKKVQGLWEPSGEEAGDLFTNLTELVTFDQSNGYDYPKMTFLDTIGITAIKFMNSHNLGENYFGDMFVGDFNDGNIYRFKLNENRSIIESDSNMISHVGIMGKSYPVIYQDPFTTCFNYYRCTVDESVNVTSNNLERSLTISTPINVENLWSWIYGSEYGVIPGNKYTIETSMSQNKYSTDSHIVVQGFNETSKSWVPLIQCPDAKTGKMDMTKFQCDLTIPNNISKIQPAINAGWSSKEDKEATSKYDEIKLFDNYSGKYIDLMPNYSDASSPVFGRGFGHITDIQVGPDGAMYVLSINPDQIIDFDHSKENQGKYGVIYKITKK
- a CDS encoding glycosyltransferase family 4 protein, with protein sequence MRILWFNWRDIRNPEAGGAEVLTHEISSRLVKKGHDITLFTSSFQDCSESDVIDGVSVVRKGGKFSVYREAKKYYKIHKNKFDLIIDEINVKPFLTPKYVKELPIIGLIHQISPEQFTTELPFPIGIIGRYFLEKKWLSYYRDILTITVSNSTRISLEELGYNRVRVIKVGLSIKQLPEPLPKEDQITVTYIGRLKKHKLPDHAILAFKKILESFPESQMYVIGNGYMIKKLKQIDVKNITFFGHIDDKQKYELIARSHLVLMPATREGWGLVVIESNAMGTPVIAYKVPGLVDSVQNGINGLLVEKNTPDELASMAVSLLKDPIKLLTLSRSSLDYAKNFNWDNTVSEFEKIIMDG
- a CDS encoding glycosyltransferase family 4 protein; this encodes MNILYITQWFSSEGGGGEVVFMNVARGMAKKGHKVDVISHILSNTVDEQIHGLKIHRINPKLRNQLPSISDNFLFMIRSLIEGIRIIRKNKIDLIHSNNFISVIVGKTLSKIFNIPLVTTIHYVYYQTPELWDKWAKQEGVSIFSKILGPFLEKMTIKINADAVHTVSKATYDDVKKINKKSKVVIITNGLYPEKYLGYFSEEFKNYIVFIGRLVFYKNVNFLINAFTDVLEKIPDAKLIIIGDGPLKNELYELVTHNHLEKNIFFIGFNDGDKKFELLANSTALVQPSLAEGSSMVAIEAFALGKPVIMSNLKCSNELIVDGINGFTIPPDDQKQWTEKIIMLLTDKMQSKELGKNAQKRMIEKFNLNVLLNEFELLYKDILNDRKT
- a CDS encoding PQQ-dependent sugar dehydrogenase yields the protein MTNFTHPQNVSLDLDANNLFSIDDFSMITSTTETKNNTWSPIFGDTIRVKPDREYMVISNLELNKYAMQSHIKISGFNETSEKWFQIIQCPEGLDGPLELSRFVCPFTVPENVTKIQPIFQSGWSNESGQKAETIFGNFFVIERPPDGIPIVFDNKLKVQEIFHNNITSTAMTFINQNDILLPDSYNGTVYRYVNDTLMGPMVDFNVAQNGLLGLDSLEKNGTRYVYIFVTESGGSEDGDDISKSVKPKCNCIYRFELKDNKLIDPKLIFSVPAYLGGNAHAGGVIRIDKNQDIFVMVGSLNSEEADGEPNLINNEINGSDPDGRSGILIMDYNGKPIKGILGDHFPLNLYYAYGIRNSFGMGFDPVTGYLWDTENGPDTGDEINLVRPGFNSGYNKIDGVWTYGNTSDTEKGYVETLNPSNLVDFNGSGKYRTPELTWQQPIGIVALGFLNSSYLGNEYLNTMFVSDINNGYVYNFKLDKNRTGLELNGPLKDKIVNSTKGINDYSEISSNIFGMNMGLISDIKMGPDGYIYFLKMNDNYFGKLYRLVPNT